The following are from one region of the Phycisphaerae bacterium genome:
- a CDS encoding choice-of-anchor D domain-containing protein, which translates to MKKKPGMEWRLLAVVVFCLLVVSGCDLCPEPITRHDFGNVYVGTTAETPQVCWRNHSKNALEVVGIPLSPLGEPFDMNLGRPFQSFIVQNGNCSPYYTFTFTPVRAGTVTGEAMPQLISGEGRPQALELSGVGVYQIAVGGLIIGGGHINAGDALDFGSVIFPRGAASQRRFNLVNMTNQQMQVNAVWSKGSQGFSVVQPAGPITVPPLGRVQVTLQFAPPAVGIFTDGVTFVDQANAQNMAGTAVRGEGVESD; encoded by the coding sequence ATGAAAAAGAAACCTGGTATGGAATGGAGATTGTTAGCTGTTGTTGTGTTTTGTCTGTTGGTGGTTTCCGGATGCGACTTGTGCCCGGAGCCGATAACCCGGCACGATTTTGGTAATGTGTATGTCGGCACTACAGCAGAGACGCCGCAGGTCTGCTGGAGAAATCACAGCAAAAATGCTTTAGAGGTGGTGGGCATACCTTTGTCCCCATTAGGTGAGCCTTTTGATATGAATCTCGGCAGGCCGTTCCAAAGCTTTATAGTACAGAACGGCAATTGTTCACCGTATTATACTTTTACGTTCACGCCTGTACGGGCTGGTACGGTTACCGGTGAGGCCATGCCGCAGCTTATAAGCGGAGAGGGAAGACCGCAAGCTCTCGAGCTTTCGGGGGTCGGAGTTTATCAAATCGCTGTGGGGGGGCTAATCATAGGTGGGGGGCATATAAATGCAGGCGATGCTCTTGATTTTGGTTCCGTTATTTTCCCCCGGGGTGCTGCTAGTCAGCGGAGGTTTAATCTGGTCAATATGACGAATCAACAAATGCAGGTAAACGCCGTTTGGTCAAAAGGTTCGCAGGGGTTCTCGGTAGTGCAGCCTGCCGGGCCGATAACTGTCCCGCCGCTCGGTCGAGTGCAAGTCACTCTGCAGTTTGCTCCACCGGCGGTCGGAATATTTACTGATGGAGTTACCTTTGTTGACCAGGCTAATGCGCAGAATATGGCCGGAACTGCGGTCAGAGGAGAGGGCGTAGAGTCAGATTGA
- the garR gene encoding 2-hydroxy-3-oxopropionate reductase — translation MKKIGFIGLGIMGKPMAMNLIKTGYGLTVYDIRRETVKEVVAAGAKEGKSSKDVAAQSEVVITMLPNSPDVKEAVLGKNGVLEGAQAGMILVDMSSIAPLVAKEVAAEVQKKGFEMLDAPVSGGEPKAKDGTLSIMVGGKKEVFEQIEAILKCMGSSAVLVGDIGSGNMTKLANQIIVALNIAAMSEAMVLATKAGVDPEKVFQAIRGGLAGSTVLNAKMPLVLDGNFKPGFRIELHIKDLANALDTAHSVGVPVPLTGGVMEIMQALKVDGKAGDDHGGIIQFYEKLAKAEVRH, via the coding sequence ATGAAGAAAATAGGATTTATCGGATTGGGGATAATGGGTAAGCCCATGGCAATGAACCTGATTAAGACAGGTTACGGCCTAACAGTTTACGATATCAGGCGAGAGACGGTAAAAGAAGTCGTAGCGGCCGGGGCCAAAGAAGGCAAATCAAGCAAAGATGTCGCCGCACAAAGCGAAGTCGTAATTACGATGCTGCCCAATTCGCCTGATGTAAAGGAGGCCGTGCTCGGGAAAAACGGCGTTTTAGAGGGCGCGCAGGCAGGGATGATTTTGGTTGATATGAGTTCTATCGCCCCCTTGGTTGCAAAAGAGGTCGCAGCAGAGGTCCAGAAAAAAGGCTTTGAGATGCTCGATGCGCCGGTCAGCGGCGGCGAGCCGAAGGCTAAAGATGGGACGCTTTCAATTATGGTCGGCGGCAAGAAAGAAGTCTTTGAGCAGATTGAGGCAATCTTAAAGTGTATGGGCTCATCGGCAGTCCTTGTCGGGGACATCGGCAGCGGAAATATGACAAAGCTTGCGAACCAGATAATCGTGGCGCTGAATATCGCAGCGATGTCCGAGGCAATGGTGCTGGCGACAAAGGCAGGCGTGGATCCGGAAAAAGTCTTTCAGGCCATTCGTGGAGGACTGGCCGGTAGCACCGTCCTCAATGCAAAAATGCCGTTGGTTCTGGACGGCAATTTCAAGCCGGGTTTCAGGATTGAGCTGCATATCAAGGATTTGGCAAATGCCCTGGACACCGCTCATTCGGTCGGTGTGCCTGTGCCTTTGACCGGCGGCGTAATGGAGATTATGCAGGCGCTTAAGGTCGACGGAAAAGCAGGCGATGACCACGGCGGAATTATCCAGTTCTACGAGAAATTAGCCAAAGCGGAGGTCAGGCACTAA
- a CDS encoding zinc-binding dehydrogenase yields MKTMKAVVKYENKPNATELREVPIPEIGESDVLVEVAYVGVCGTDPHMHKGTVVFNFNCPFILGHEFAGKIVKTGKQITKFKVGDRVTSETHADYCGHCALCRSNNYHLCRGRKGFGFHLDGAFTKYVKVPGRILHRVPESVSLKAASVTEPFCVAYKSVICNSTVNPGDTVVVIGPGPIGLLCMKMAQLCGASEIVAIGAEGDDERLELSKEFGASIAINGSKEDALPKIMSLGDGYGADLIVDTAGPAETLKLSMNAVRPNGQITKIGWGPKPVNFSLDPLIAKSVTLKGHFSHTWDVWEKCLTLMSKGQVDLEQLVTHELPIDKWEEAFELVESKKAMKVVLTPID; encoded by the coding sequence ATGAAAACGATGAAGGCCGTAGTCAAATATGAAAACAAACCCAATGCGACGGAACTGCGGGAAGTGCCTATACCTGAAATCGGTGAGAGCGACGTATTAGTGGAAGTGGCATACGTCGGCGTCTGCGGCACAGACCCGCATATGCACAAAGGCACGGTGGTATTCAATTTTAACTGCCCTTTTATTCTCGGACACGAATTCGCAGGCAAGATAGTCAAGACCGGCAAGCAAATAACAAAGTTCAAGGTCGGCGACAGGGTCACCTCTGAAACGCACGCGGACTACTGCGGGCATTGCGCACTTTGCCGAAGCAACAATTATCATCTCTGCAGGGGACGAAAAGGATTCGGTTTTCACTTAGACGGGGCGTTTACGAAATATGTCAAGGTACCGGGCAGGATTCTGCACAGGGTGCCTGAGAGCGTTTCGCTGAAGGCGGCGTCGGTAACAGAGCCATTTTGCGTGGCGTATAAATCCGTTATATGCAACAGCACAGTGAACCCAGGCGATACGGTGGTCGTGATTGGACCGGGGCCGATAGGCCTGCTGTGTATGAAGATGGCACAGCTTTGTGGGGCGAGTGAAATCGTCGCCATCGGTGCAGAGGGCGACGACGAACGGCTGGAATTATCGAAGGAATTCGGCGCTAGCATAGCCATTAACGGCAGCAAGGAAGACGCCCTGCCGAAGATAATGTCTTTGGGCGACGGCTACGGCGCAGATTTAATCGTGGACACTGCGGGTCCTGCCGAGACGCTGAAATTATCAATGAACGCTGTGCGTCCGAACGGCCAGATTACCAAAATCGGCTGGGGACCGAAGCCGGTGAACTTCAGCTTAGACCCGCTGATTGCCAAATCTGTCACCCTTAAGGGGCATTTCAGCCACACCTGGGACGTATGGGAAAAATGCCTTACGCTTATGAGCAAGGGACAGGTTGACTTGGAGCAGTTAGTGACACACGAACTGCCGATTGACAAATGGGAAGAGGCGTTCGAGCTGGTAGAAAGTAAAAAGGCGATGAAGGTGGTTTTGACGCCGATTGATTAA
- a CDS encoding DsrE/DsrF/DrsH-like family protein: MNNRDTKEVSQSLLSYINETVDAKVSEKFDGLHSQIEQALRSCQHGEKQTSNRVTIVAFSGEMDKLLAAFIIATGAAAMGMEVSIYFTFWGLAALKKKTIFKGKSITEKLMGVMLPSGPSHLGTSKMNMLGMGPAFFKYIMKKKNIETLPGLIALAKDMGIRMIACEMSMEMMGISEDELIDDIDHGGVATYLADAGDSKITLFI; this comes from the coding sequence ATGAATAACCGCGATACAAAAGAAGTAAGTCAGTCACTGCTCAGTTATATTAACGAAACCGTTGATGCTAAAGTGTCGGAGAAATTTGACGGCTTGCACTCGCAAATAGAACAGGCATTAAGAAGCTGTCAGCACGGCGAAAAACAGACAAGTAATCGCGTTACTATTGTGGCGTTCAGCGGTGAGATGGATAAGCTGCTTGCCGCGTTTATCATAGCGACCGGTGCTGCAGCAATGGGGATGGAAGTTTCGATATACTTTACTTTCTGGGGCCTGGCGGCGCTGAAGAAGAAAACAATTTTTAAAGGCAAGTCTATCACGGAAAAGCTTATGGGCGTTATGCTCCCTTCCGGGCCAAGTCATTTGGGTACCTCAAAGATGAATATGCTCGGCATGGGACCGGCTTTCTTTAAATACATAATGAAAAAGAAAAACATAGAGACGCTTCCGGGCCTGATTGCACTGGCGAAGGATATGGGTATACGAATGATTGCATGCGAGATGTCGATGGAGATGATGGGAATCAGCGAAGATGAGCTTATTGATGACATAGACCATGGCGGAGTGGCTACATATCTGGCTGATGCCGGGGACTCCAAAATAACGCTTTTTATATGA
- a CDS encoding transketolase C-terminal domain-containing protein, whose translation MGMQNCRTVYGETLVELGKENERIVVLEADLGKTTMTKFFEKEFPGRFFEMGIGEQNMISTAAGLALSGKIAFANSFAVFATGRPYDQIRVSCIGELNVKIVGSSCGLSDFGDGATHQGIEDVAIMRALPNMTVLSPADGIETRKMTRAAAEHEGPVYMRILRNDVPDVTDEKQEFKIGKPSMIREGSDITVFAHGYMIYKALKAAETLEKEGVSLRIVNVSTLKPIDEKEIKKLASGVKGVVTVEEHTIIGGLASAIAFILRGTATPIEAVAVQDCFGQSALNYEQLLEHYGLTDTAIVKAVKKVLG comes from the coding sequence ATGGGTATGCAAAACTGCAGAACGGTATACGGCGAAACCTTAGTTGAGTTAGGCAAAGAGAACGAGCGAATCGTGGTATTGGAAGCAGACCTTGGCAAGACCACGATGACGAAGTTTTTCGAGAAGGAATTTCCCGGGCGGTTCTTTGAGATGGGTATCGGCGAACAGAATATGATTTCCACCGCGGCCGGCCTAGCGCTATCGGGAAAAATCGCATTTGCGAATTCCTTCGCAGTATTCGCCACCGGGCGGCCTTACGACCAGATTCGCGTCAGCTGTATCGGCGAGTTAAACGTTAAGATAGTCGGCTCAAGCTGCGGGCTTTCGGATTTCGGAGACGGGGCTACACATCAGGGCATCGAGGACGTCGCCATTATGCGGGCATTACCGAACATGACGGTATTGTCCCCTGCCGACGGCATAGAAACAAGAAAGATGACAAGAGCGGCGGCCGAGCATGAAGGCCCGGTGTATATGCGCATCCTTCGCAACGACGTGCCGGACGTTACCGATGAAAAGCAGGAATTTAAAATCGGCAAACCCTCCATGATACGGGAAGGTTCGGACATTACTGTCTTCGCTCACGGCTATATGATTTATAAGGCGCTCAAGGCCGCTGAAACATTGGAAAAAGAGGGCGTGTCCCTACGGATAGTAAATGTCAGCACTTTGAAGCCGATTGACGAGAAAGAGATTAAGAAATTAGCAAGCGGAGTAAAAGGGGTCGTAACGGTCGAGGAGCACACGATAATCGGCGGACTTGCCAGCGCAATTGCTTTTATACTTAGAGGAACGGCCACACCGATAGAGGCGGTCGCCGTGCAGGATTGTTTCGGCCAGTCGGCATTGAATTATGAGCAGCTGCTGGAACATTACGGCCTGACTGATACGGCAATTGTCAAGGCGGTCAAAAAAGTTTTAGGATAA
- a CDS encoding nuclear transport factor 2 family protein yields the protein MCKFGNKILIMFCAALPLLLTTSCAPSLAGRVKEFQKAANSGDVEKSLSFYADDVRFEIVGTPMVIEGKENLRKPIEEHFILNGRLTFTDTKVKGNTATYKVREQNDWLKAAGIDALDYEYDQIIFENGLIKKEIAKPTQKSMEIMGEFQETFEKWATEKHGQEWAKLKSEGITRENVGRWLVIIRQWRERLPNDRE from the coding sequence ATGTGCAAATTCGGCAATAAGATACTTATTATGTTTTGTGCAGCATTGCCATTATTGCTCACAACGTCTTGTGCTCCGAGCCTGGCCGGCCGGGTCAAAGAGTTCCAAAAAGCTGCCAACAGCGGCGATGTTGAAAAATCGCTGTCTTTCTATGCAGATGATGTCAGATTTGAGATAGTGGGAACGCCGATGGTAATAGAAGGTAAAGAGAATTTGCGTAAGCCGATTGAAGAGCACTTCATACTTAACGGCCGTCTAACGTTCACAGATACCAAAGTAAAGGGTAATACAGCGACTTATAAGGTTAGAGAGCAAAATGACTGGCTGAAAGCCGCGGGAATAGATGCGTTAGATTATGAATACGACCAAATAATCTTTGAGAACGGATTGATAAAAAAAGAGATTGCCAAGCCCACACAGAAAAGCATGGAAATTATGGGTGAGTTTCAGGAGACCTTCGAAAAGTGGGCAACAGAAAAGCATGGTCAGGAATGGGCCAAATTGAAATCCGAAGGTATTACCAGAGAAAATGTCGGTAGGTGGCTGGTTATAATACGGCAGTGGCGGGAAAGACTTCCAAATGATAGGGAGTAA
- a CDS encoding transketolase, which translates to MAISAKEIKELEKAAKRLRYDIVMMIGTGKPGHLGGSCSIADIVAVFYFHKMRHNPKEPKFPDRDRFVLSKGHAALAQYAALAECGYFPKKELSTLKELGTIVQGHPEMRRMPGIEAYTGSLGQGLSVACGMAMAGKIDKKNYKVYCIVGDGEIAEGQIWEASMTAAFYKLDNLVAIFDKNLVQATGPIVERYDTNPHVEKWKAFGWEVFEIDGHDIKQIADALDDADKVKDKPVMIVARTIKSKGVPFAEGKAEFHHGIMTEEQHKTARQLFEE; encoded by the coding sequence ATGGCAATTTCCGCTAAAGAGATAAAAGAACTGGAAAAGGCAGCGAAGAGGCTGCGCTATGATATCGTGATGATGATTGGGACGGGTAAGCCCGGCCATTTGGGCGGATCGTGCTCAATCGCTGATATTGTCGCTGTGTTTTATTTTCACAAGATGCGTCATAACCCGAAGGAGCCGAAATTTCCGGACAGGGACAGGTTCGTACTGAGTAAAGGTCACGCAGCTCTGGCACAATACGCAGCACTGGCCGAGTGCGGATATTTCCCGAAAAAAGAGTTAAGCACTCTGAAAGAACTCGGCACTATAGTGCAGGGACACCCTGAAATGCGAAGGATGCCGGGCATCGAGGCATACACAGGATCATTGGGGCAGGGACTGAGCGTCGCATGCGGAATGGCGATGGCAGGAAAGATTGATAAGAAAAATTACAAGGTTTACTGTATAGTCGGAGACGGAGAAATAGCAGAAGGCCAGATATGGGAGGCGTCGATGACGGCGGCCTTTTATAAGCTGGACAACCTCGTTGCCATTTTCGACAAAAACCTTGTCCAAGCAACGGGGCCTATCGTCGAGCGATACGATACGAATCCGCACGTGGAAAAATGGAAGGCGTTCGGCTGGGAGGTTTTTGAAATCGACGGACACGATATCAAGCAAATAGCCGATGCGCTGGACGACGCAGACAAAGTCAAGGACAAGCCCGTTATGATTGTCGCACGGACGATAAAGAGCAAGGGAGTGCCTTTTGCCGAGGGCAAGGCAGAGTTCCATCACGGGATAATGACGGAAGAACAGCACAAAACAGCGAGACAACTATTCGAGGAGTAA
- a CDS encoding glycerate kinase codes for MKIVVAMDSFKSSISALSACKIIRDTLLSINPELTIASIPMADGGEGTAEALMAARRGKWINVQTMGPLPEMKVKAGFALFLDTKVALVEMAKASGLELLSPKQFDPINTTTFGTGQLIQAATNYGAVKILLAVGGSATVDGGVGAAQALGWKFLNSKGKPIGFGGGQLERIAKIIKPGKINLPEIKVLCDVDNPLVGKDGAARVFAPQKGATPEMVEQLEAGLNHLAKIVKKKLGTEIDKIPGSGAAGGLSAGAFAFMGAKLVSGVETVIRESGLEKEISDADWVITGEGRFDSQSLRGKVVSGVTKAAKLSHKKVCIIAGRVELPKSKWRDFGITDAITLSDKTMNLTYAIAHTKNLLADAAKKFAQANLKN; via the coding sequence TTGAAAATCGTAGTTGCAATGGATTCGTTTAAGTCAAGCATAAGCGCGCTTTCTGCCTGCAAGATTATCAGAGACACGCTGTTATCTATTAATCCTGAACTTACTATTGCCAGTATCCCAATGGCTGACGGCGGAGAAGGAACGGCAGAAGCACTGATGGCCGCACGCAGAGGAAAGTGGATTAACGTCCAAACTATGGGTCCGCTGCCGGAGATGAAAGTCAAAGCAGGGTTCGCTCTTTTCCTCGATACAAAGGTCGCTTTAGTGGAAATGGCAAAGGCAAGCGGCCTGGAATTATTGAGTCCGAAACAGTTCGACCCCATCAACACAACCACGTTCGGAACAGGACAGCTTATTCAGGCGGCGACGAACTATGGAGCCGTCAAGATTCTGCTGGCGGTCGGCGGAAGCGCAACCGTAGATGGCGGAGTCGGTGCAGCACAAGCGCTCGGATGGAAGTTTCTGAATTCAAAAGGCAAACCGATTGGCTTTGGCGGCGGACAATTGGAACGCATTGCGAAGATAATCAAGCCTGGGAAAATAAATTTGCCCGAAATCAAAGTCCTCTGCGACGTTGATAACCCACTCGTGGGCAAAGATGGGGCAGCCAGGGTATTTGCCCCGCAAAAAGGCGCTACCCCCGAAATGGTCGAACAGCTCGAAGCGGGATTAAATCACCTTGCAAAGATAGTTAAAAAGAAATTAGGAACAGAAATAGACAAAATTCCCGGAAGCGGCGCTGCCGGAGGGTTATCAGCCGGTGCATTTGCATTTATGGGCGCAAAGTTAGTCAGCGGCGTGGAGACGGTTATACGGGAGAGCGGGTTAGAAAAAGAAATCAGCGATGCGGACTGGGTCATTACAGGCGAGGGACGATTCGACTCACAATCGCTGCGGGGCAAAGTCGTATCCGGCGTAACAAAAGCCGCAAAACTAAGCCATAAAAAGGTTTGCATCATCGCTGGAAGGGTTGAGTTACCTAAAAGTAAGTGGCGGGATTTTGGAATTACAGATGCGATTACTCTTTCAGATAAGACGATGAACCTGACTTATGCAATTGCCCATACCAAAAATTTGTTAGCTGATGCGGCGAAGAAGTTTGCGCAAGCGAACCTTAAAAATTAG
- a CDS encoding PEP-CTERM sorting domain-containing protein, whose protein sequence is MRRLLIVCIIACLSITAANSFATVSGDPTSDGWTFGGNSLANGLYSNGSANYSYNAYSSVFAVTAGSSLVIDDGDYSWQAGDTVIGAGGQFVSITADEAGWSAFTGNNVNSQLSQEYGPKLQVKLGTDSAAWTTSTTAPGAGNGGSSTSNGGVGTVHFRTSGWFHATTPLSEQVTDTTWIGNSGELMLLDKDDHIRRVDVGGYIYPDKRVARVIWQYDEEAGHVGSWELLLNTSLLDRVAPEGFTGSTPAAGNIAVFSVQDRDSAYTDCLVVTAPEPATICLLGFGALSLLRKRGA, encoded by the coding sequence ATGAGAAGATTGCTAATTGTTTGTATAATTGCCTGCCTTTCAATTACGGCGGCAAACAGTTTTGCTACAGTGTCCGGCGACCCCACATCTGACGGCTGGACGTTCGGCGGAAACTCGCTGGCAAATGGGTTGTATTCAAACGGCAGCGCGAATTACAGCTATAATGCTTACTCATCCGTGTTTGCTGTCACAGCCGGTTCTTCGCTTGTCATCGATGACGGTGACTATTCGTGGCAGGCAGGTGACACTGTCATCGGCGCCGGCGGCCAATTCGTCTCTATCACCGCTGACGAGGCCGGCTGGTCTGCCTTTACCGGTAACAACGTTAATTCTCAATTATCGCAGGAATACGGCCCGAAACTTCAGGTCAAGCTTGGCACTGACAGTGCTGCCTGGACAACCAGCACCACTGCACCAGGCGCAGGAAACGGCGGCAGCAGCACCAGCAACGGCGGCGTAGGCACCGTGCATTTCAGAACTTCAGGATGGTTTCACGCGACAACTCCGCTGTCAGAACAGGTAACTGATACGACATGGATTGGAAATTCGGGCGAGCTTATGCTGCTCGACAAGGATGACCATATCCGCAGAGTTGATGTGGGCGGATACATCTATCCGGACAAACGTGTCGCAAGAGTAATCTGGCAGTATGATGAAGAAGCGGGACATGTCGGCAGCTGGGAGTTATTACTGAATACATCATTGCTCGACCGGGTGGCCCCGGAAGGCTTTACAGGTTCTACACCCGCCGCGGGAAATATAGCTGTTTTCTCCGTTCAGGACCGTGACAGCGCTTATACGGATTGTCTTGTTGTCACCGCTCCTGAGCCGGCGACGATTTGTCTGCTCGGTTTCGGTGCTTTGAGTCTGTTGAGAAAACGCGGGGCATAA
- a CDS encoding ATP-binding protein — protein MSEKPNKSGQSDNPGLTAIKAENERLRRENEQLRLQADSLATANANAVELMVELEKLNDNLQAEVKKREQTEKELEEHQHHLENLVAERTSDLKEINSELLQEIYEHEQTEKRLAQAGERAKAVSEVLAILNKDLKATVEQLTIANRELVDFTHVIAHDLRRPLRGIGILAEWIVTDYADKLDEEGKKQIELLMNRVQLMYNQITSISTYSKIGWGIYEDEEIDSNRLVKEIIRKIATPENIQIIVSDKLPTFVYKKVYLAQIFQNLLSNAVKYMDKSNGRITVDCVEEEDFWKFSIADNGIGIEGKYFNKIFKIFQTLPQGEQQEGIGVGLAIVKKAVEKSNGRVWVESTPGKGTTFFFTLQKHKAAVETAAVV, from the coding sequence ATGTCTGAAAAACCAAACAAGTCAGGTCAAAGCGATAACCCGGGCTTAACGGCGATAAAAGCTGAAAACGAACGGCTGCGCCGGGAGAATGAGCAGCTTCGACTGCAGGCCGACAGTCTTGCTACAGCTAATGCCAATGCCGTTGAATTGATGGTAGAGCTTGAGAAACTCAATGATAATCTCCAGGCAGAAGTAAAAAAACGTGAGCAGACTGAAAAAGAGTTAGAAGAGCATCAGCATCATCTTGAGAATCTGGTTGCCGAGCGTACCAGTGATCTAAAAGAAATTAACTCAGAACTTCTGCAAGAGATTTACGAACATGAGCAAACAGAAAAAAGGCTGGCACAAGCCGGCGAACGTGCTAAAGCTGTGAGTGAAGTCCTGGCTATCTTAAATAAAGACTTAAAGGCAACTGTAGAACAATTGACTATAGCAAACCGTGAGCTTGTGGATTTCACTCACGTAATTGCTCATGACCTTAGGAGGCCGCTGCGGGGGATTGGCATTTTGGCTGAATGGATAGTGACTGACTATGCAGACAAACTCGATGAAGAGGGCAAGAAACAAATCGAATTGCTTATGAATAGGGTGCAACTAATGTACAATCAGATTACAAGCATTAGCACTTATTCAAAGATTGGATGGGGAATATATGAGGACGAGGAAATAGACTCGAACAGACTGGTTAAAGAGATAATTAGAAAAATTGCCACGCCGGAAAATATTCAAATCATCGTTTCTGATAAACTTCCTACTTTTGTTTATAAGAAAGTATACCTTGCCCAGATATTTCAAAATTTGTTGAGCAACGCCGTTAAATATATGGACAAGTCCAACGGCCGGATTACTGTGGACTGCGTAGAGGAAGAAGACTTTTGGAAGTTCAGTATCGCCGACAATGGCATCGGAATAGAAGGGAAGTATTTCAACAAGATTTTTAAAATCTTTCAGACACTTCCCCAGGGAGAACAGCAGGAAGGCATCGGCGTCGGCCTTGCCATCGTTAAAAAAGCCGTCGAGAAAAGTAACGGCAGGGTTTGGGTGGAGTCAACGCCCGGTAAAGGAACTACATTTTTCTTTACTCTGCAAAAACATAAAGCAGCGGTAGAAACGGCAGCTGTCGTATAA
- a CDS encoding DsrE family protein yields MLIVSGPESFSRAVVGFAFAAAAAISGIKVLTVLAGEAAGWVKKDEPRAQEKLTGFSSVSEYMGIIIENDSNICLCSACAEHCFSEDEINHKILSEICYSGLTEFAIDASKNSVKTIVF; encoded by the coding sequence GTGTTAATAGTTTCAGGGCCGGAAAGTTTCTCGCGGGCAGTAGTGGGGTTTGCCTTTGCAGCCGCGGCTGCCATTTCAGGCATAAAGGTCCTGACTGTTTTGGCGGGCGAGGCGGCCGGCTGGGTTAAAAAAGACGAACCCCGTGCTCAGGAAAAATTGACCGGATTTAGTTCGGTCTCGGAATATATGGGCATTATTATTGAGAATGATAGTAATATCTGTCTATGCTCGGCATGCGCGGAGCACTGTTTTTCTGAGGATGAAATAAATCACAAAATTTTATCTGAGATTTGCTACAGCGGCCTTACGGAATTTGCGATAGATGCTTCCAAAAATTCAGTGAAAACGATCGTATTTTAG
- a CDS encoding GntP family permease produces the protein MLLILLLVVSVLFIIISTVKFQLHPFLALIFAAIGFGLFAQMPLAEIVKSINGGFGDTLNKIGIVIIAGVIIGTFLERSGGAFAIAERILKIVGQKHVPLAMAIIGYIVSIPVFSDSGFVILSPLNKALAKRAKISLAGAAIALAVGLTATHCLVPPTPGPIAAAGILGADLGLVILFGLIISAFAVAVGWLFATKFASKTYIDPNPELSEADIEDQLKEAPSAFKAFTPIILPMFLIVVKSISDFPTHPFGDGNFRNIVSFIGEPVIALMIGTLLAFRLPRKLDKQMLSTTGWVGQSLMGSAIIIMITGAGGAFGTVLRNSPIADVLSSSLSHANLGIWLPFIIAAALKTAQGSSTVALITTASLMTPLMSPLGFESAIAKALVVASISAGAMVVSHANDSFFWVVTQMSRMDVKTGYKLHTVATLIIGVTSGLVVWVLSLILL, from the coding sequence ATGCTCCTGATTCTTCTTCTTGTCGTCAGTGTACTTTTTATTATCATCTCGACGGTCAAATTCCAGCTTCACCCGTTTCTTGCCCTTATATTTGCCGCTATAGGCTTCGGTCTGTTTGCCCAGATGCCGCTTGCGGAAATTGTCAAATCAATCAACGGCGGATTCGGCGACACTCTTAATAAAATTGGAATCGTAATCATCGCAGGAGTCATCATCGGAACATTCCTTGAGCGTTCGGGCGGGGCCTTTGCGATAGCCGAAAGAATCCTGAAAATTGTCGGCCAAAAACATGTCCCTCTGGCGATGGCTATTATCGGCTACATTGTCTCCATACCGGTTTTTTCGGATTCAGGCTTTGTTATTCTCTCTCCGCTGAATAAAGCGCTCGCCAAGAGAGCCAAAATATCCTTGGCAGGAGCGGCAATAGCTTTGGCGGTAGGCCTTACAGCTACGCATTGCTTAGTGCCGCCGACACCGGGGCCGATAGCCGCAGCAGGCATACTCGGTGCCGACCTCGGACTGGTTATTTTATTCGGCCTGATTATAAGCGCGTTTGCAGTTGCGGTAGGATGGCTGTTCGCCACCAAATTCGCATCGAAAACTTATATCGACCCCAATCCGGAACTGTCGGAAGCAGATATAGAAGACCAGCTCAAAGAAGCGCCGTCTGCGTTTAAGGCATTTACTCCGATTATATTACCGATGTTCCTAATCGTAGTGAAATCTATTTCTGATTTTCCGACGCACCCATTCGGGGATGGCAATTTTAGAAATATTGTGAGCTTTATTGGAGAACCGGTCATAGCACTAATGATTGGGACACTTCTGGCTTTCCGGCTTCCGAGAAAACTTGACAAGCAGATGTTGTCCACTACCGGCTGGGTGGGACAATCTCTAATGGGTTCAGCCATTATAATTATGATTACCGGGGCAGGCGGGGCATTTGGAACGGTTCTGCGGAATTCTCCGATTGCCGATGTGCTCAGTAGCTCTCTATCACACGCCAACCTGGGCATTTGGCTGCCGTTTATTATCGCCGCAGCCCTAAAAACCGCCCAAGGGTCATCTACAGTTGCACTGATTACAACGGCATCTTTGATGACGCCGTTGATGTCGCCTTTAGGTTTTGAGTCTGCAATTGCCAAAGCACTGGTGGTAGCATCCATATCAGCTGGGGCAATGGTTGTTTCTCATGCAAACGACAGCTTTTTCTGGGTAGTTACGCAAATGTCAAGGATGGATGTCAAAACCGGTTACAAACTCCATACTGTTGCCACTTTGATTATAGGAGTAACTTCAGGTCTGGTCGTTTGGGTCCTAAGCCTGATTCTACTGTAA